The Dasypus novemcinctus isolate mDasNov1 chromosome 2, mDasNov1.1.hap2, whole genome shotgun sequence genome includes a region encoding these proteins:
- the LOC101415360 gene encoding large ribosomal subunit protein eL21-like, whose translation MTNTKGKRRETRYMFSRPFRKHGVVPLATHMRIYKKGDIVDLKGMGTVQKEMPHKWYHGKTGRVYNVTQHAVGIVVSKQVKGKILAKRTDVRIEHIKHSESRDSFPKHVKENDQKKKEAKEEGTWVQLKRQPAPPREAHFVRTNGKEPELLEPIPYEFMA comes from the coding sequence ATGACGAACacaaagggaaagaggagagagaccCGCTATATGTTTTCTAGGCCTTTTAGAAAACATGGAGTTGTTCCTTTGGCCACACATATGCGAATCTACAAGAAAGGTGATATTGTAGACCTAAAGGGAATGGGCACTGTTCAAAAAGAAATGCCCCACAAATGGTACCATGGCAAAACGGGAAGAGTCTACAATGTTACCCAGCACGCTGTAGGTATAGTGGTAAGCAAACAGGTTAAGGGCAAGATTCTTGCCAAGAGAACTGATGTACGCATTGAGCATATTAAACACTCTGAGAGTCGAGATAGCTTCCCAAAACATGTGAAGGAAAATgatcagaaaaagaaggaagctaAAGAGGAAGGTACCTGGGTCCAACTGAAACGCCAGCCTGCTCCACCCAGGGAAGCACACTTTGTGAGAACTAATGGAAAAGAGCCTGAGCTACTGGAACCTATTCCCTATGAATTCATGGCATAA